Proteins found in one Campylobacter sp. MG1 genomic segment:
- a CDS encoding DUF4198 domain-containing protein gives MKLSKFLITGMFLANSAFAHQFFPMKTDSGYKVGFWADDHWGVYQSDRVFGISAKSKDGKNLKAGFDYLNNTIFIEGDAAVATLSYDFGYYTFTKNGKHYHSKRSELTDKDGANEVIQTRKIFKMGKSIFSWSEASSRPLGLKFEIVPLVNPLELKAGDKLKLLVLLDGKPISGVDFEDQNDDIDGVITNENGEATITLSKPKDGLQIIAAGIKLPYNLDRYGDTLQLTTTLSFKSK, from the coding sequence ATGAAACTTTCAAAATTTCTTATTACAGGTATGTTTTTAGCAAATTCAGCTTTCGCACATCAGTTTTTTCCAATGAAAACCGATAGTGGATATAAGGTAGGATTTTGGGCTGATGATCACTGGGGAGTGTATCAATCAGATAGAGTTTTTGGTATTAGTGCAAAGTCAAAAGATGGTAAAAATTTAAAGGCTGGTTTTGATTATTTAAACAATACAATATTTATTGAAGGTGACGCTGCTGTTGCGACATTGAGTTATGATTTTGGTTATTATACTTTTACAAAAAATGGTAAGCATTATCATAGTAAAAGAAGTGAATTAACAGATAAAGATGGTGCTAACGAAGTCATACAAACTAGAAAGATTTTTAAAATGGGTAAAAGTATATTTTCTTGGAGTGAGGCATCAAGCAGACCTTTGGGATTAAAATTTGAAATTGTTCCATTAGTAAATCCTTTAGAATTAAAAGCAGGGGATAAATTAAAACTTTTAGTTTTACTAGATGGGAAACCGATATCAGGTGTAGATTTTGAAGATCAAAATGATGATATTGATGGAGTAATTACAAATGAAAATGGTGAAGCTACTATAACTTTATCAAAACCAAAGGATGGCTTACAAATAATAGCTGCAGGAATTAAATTACCATATAATTTAGATAGATATGGTGATACTTTACAGCTTACTACCACACTTAGTTTTAAGTCAAAGTAG
- the rpsU gene encoding 30S ribosomal protein S21 codes for MPGIKVHANESFDEAYRKFKKQTDRNLIVTEVRARRYFEPMTEIRKKQKISAKKKMLKRLYMLRHYESKL; via the coding sequence ATGCCAGGGATTAAAGTTCATGCTAACGAATCTTTTGACGAGGCTTATCGCAAATTTAAAAAGCAAACTGATCGTAACCTTATAGTAACTGAGGTTAGAGCAAGACGCTATTTTGAGCCTATGACTGAAATTCGCAAAAAGCAAAAAATTTCTGCTAAGAAAAAAATGCTTAAGCGTCTTTATATGCTAAGACACTACGAGTCTAAGCTCTAA
- a CDS encoding efflux RND transporter periplasmic adaptor subunit produces MKKIVRLSVVASLLFFAACNENNEQKQQEMPPSIVDIKKVSLENTEIYYQYAGKLEANKDVVVLPKVSGEIKKILFKDGDFVKQGTILYKIDDEQYKASLDLALADVGVAKANYENANTDYNRTKDLYAKKAVSQKEFDTKEAAFKSAKASLDKANAAYKIAKLNYDYTNVKAPFDGYVQASLVDAGSYANANNTQLVKIVDQNTLKATFFISDTNMEQIKRNNNDLKSAKANFTLNGKTYEGKVEFISNYNELASTKAYAVFENTNQELSAGTFVSLKLSNIMQNDSFVISRENLLQDIDGYYVFVKDKNITKQIHVKTIFDDEKIAVIDAKTSDLKVDDELILNNYKKIYPGAKIATKAEFGAMMQKQAPKEQTKEQ; encoded by the coding sequence ATGAAAAAAATTGTTAGGTTAAGTGTAGTTGCTAGTTTGTTATTTTTTGCAGCATGCAATGAAAACAATGAACAAAAGCAACAAGAAATGCCACCTTCTATTGTAGATATTAAAAAAGTAAGTTTAGAAAATACTGAAATTTATTATCAATATGCAGGAAAACTTGAAGCAAATAAAGATGTAGTAGTTTTGCCAAAAGTATCGGGCGAGATTAAAAAAATATTATTTAAAGATGGCGATTTTGTAAAACAAGGAACAATTTTATATAAGATTGATGATGAGCAATATAAAGCTAGTTTGGATTTAGCGTTAGCTGATGTTGGTGTTGCTAAAGCAAACTATGAAAACGCTAATACTGATTATAATAGAACTAAAGACTTATATGCTAAAAAAGCAGTTAGTCAAAAAGAATTTGATACAAAAGAAGCAGCCTTTAAAAGTGCAAAAGCTAGTTTAGATAAAGCTAATGCCGCTTATAAGATAGCTAAATTAAATTATGATTATACTAACGTAAAAGCTCCATTTGATGGATATGTGCAAGCTTCGTTAGTTGATGCTGGAAGCTATGCTAATGCAAATAATACTCAATTAGTAAAAATTGTAGATCAAAATACTTTAAAAGCTACATTTTTTATATCAGATACAAATATGGAACAAATTAAAAGAAATAATAATGATTTAAAAAGTGCAAAAGCTAATTTTACTTTAAATGGTAAGACTTATGAAGGTAAAGTTGAGTTTATATCAAATTATAATGAATTAGCAAGCACTAAAGCTTATGCGGTTTTTGAAAATACTAATCAAGAATTAAGTGCAGGAACCTTTGTTAGTCTTAAACTAAGCAATATTATGCAAAATGATTCTTTTGTAATTAGTAGAGAAAATTTATTACAAGATATTGATGGATATTATGTATTTGTTAAAGACAAAAATATAACAAAACAAATTCATGTTAAAACAATTTTTGATGATGAGAAAATTGCCGTAATTGACGCAAAAACAAGTGATTTAAAAGTTGATGATGAATTGATTTTAAATAATTATAAAAAGATTTATCCTGGCGCAAAAATAGCAACTAAGGCAGAATTTGGTGCGATGATGCAAAAGCAAGCTCCTAAAGAGCAGACTAAGGAACAATAA
- a CDS encoding methylated-DNA--[protein]-cysteine S-methyltransferase, whose protein sequence is MYIEKIKFKNFIVLIKANDEYLVSIDITNLNSIQEKSNHITKMTKIELEKYFNGEKYDFSKIKLNLNEHTIFRQNVLNQLKKIPYGTTVTYKELANSLNSKAFMAVGTALSKNPYLIILPCHRVIRSDASIGNFTCAVNGIKEYLLNLEKEYLSNKYRE, encoded by the coding sequence ATGTATATAGAAAAAATTAAATTTAAGAATTTTATAGTTTTAATTAAAGCAAATGATGAATATTTAGTATCTATTGATATAACAAATCTTAACTCCATACAAGAAAAATCAAATCATATAACAAAAATGACAAAAATAGAATTAGAAAAATATTTTAATGGTGAAAAATATGATTTTTCAAAAATTAAATTAAATTTAAACGAACATACAATTTTTAGACAAAATGTATTAAATCAATTAAAAAAAATACCTTATGGAACTACTGTTACTTATAAAGAATTAGCAAATAGTTTAAATTCAAAAGCATTCATGGCAGTTGGAACTGCATTATCAAAAAACCCATATTTAATAATATTGCCTTGCCATAGAGTAATTCGTTCTGATGCTTCTATAGGAAATTTTACTTGTGCAGTTAATGGAATAAAAGAATATTTATTAAATTTAGAAAAAGAATATCTATCTAACAAATATAGGGAATAA
- the ccoG gene encoding cytochrome c oxidase accessory protein CcoG: MMSKITKYFNLRVIFYLFLTILIFAIPFIRINGNHLFLLNFDKQKLNLFFVSFNTNELYLMPFLLIMMFVFIFFITNLLGRVWCAWGCPQTIFRVIYRDLIQTKIFNLYGNRKNKQNEERNKIIPKFLSIIIFYFVSIVAASNFMWYFIPPEDFFLYIQNPNEHKILIGIVFCLSLFITYDITFIKEKFCAYLCPYARVQSVMVDDDTKIVIYDEGRGGIIYKDGEKITKKPIGGECIACEACVKICPTHIDIRKGMQLDCINCLECADACSKIQSKFNRPSLISWSSTKEIKNKEKFKYLRPKTIIYTTCIFIMFLFFMYQAEHKETMLLNINRTSELYTLHDGDKIVHNAYTMLFHNTDNKDHKFYIDVLDDDIKIDRPNKEFLIKAGQKVKKVVVLESEFKKVKKHHKHINIRAYALDDNKIFTIKDTIFIYPKEKKWKEKKN, from the coding sequence ATTATGTCTAAAATTACAAAATATTTTAATTTAAGAGTTATTTTTTATTTATTTTTGACAATTCTAATATTTGCTATACCTTTTATTAGGATAAATGGCAATCATTTATTTTTATTAAATTTTGATAAACAAAAATTGAATTTATTTTTTGTATCTTTTAATACCAATGAATTATATTTGATGCCTTTTTTATTAATTATGATGTTTGTATTTATATTTTTTATTACAAATTTATTAGGTCGTGTATGGTGTGCTTGGGGTTGTCCGCAGACTATTTTTCGCGTAATTTATAGAGATTTGATACAAACTAAAATTTTTAATCTATATGGTAATAGAAAAAATAAGCAAAATGAAGAAAGAAATAAAATTATCCCAAAATTTTTAAGTATTATTATTTTTTACTTTGTTAGTATAGTAGCAGCTAGTAATTTTATGTGGTATTTTATTCCACCTGAAGATTTTTTCTTATACATTCAAAATCCAAATGAACATAAAATATTAATAGGTATAGTATTTTGTCTTTCTTTATTTATCACATACGATATAACATTTATAAAGGAAAAATTTTGTGCTTATCTTTGTCCATATGCTAGGGTTCAAAGTGTTATGGTAGATGATGATACTAAAATTGTGATTTATGATGAAGGTAGAGGAGGGATTATTTATAAGGATGGAGAAAAAATTACAAAAAAACCAATAGGTGGAGAATGTATAGCCTGTGAAGCCTGTGTTAAAATTTGTCCTACTCATATTGATATTAGAAAAGGTATGCAACTTGATTGTATAAATTGTCTTGAATGTGCTGATGCTTGTTCTAAAATCCAATCTAAATTTAATCGTCCATCATTAATATCTTGGTCTAGTACAAAGGAAATTAAAAATAAAGAGAAATTTAAATACTTAAGACCAAAAACTATTATTTATACTACATGTATTTTTATAATGTTTTTATTTTTTATGTATCAAGCAGAACATAAAGAAACAATGCTATTAAATATAAATAGAACAAGTGAACTTTACACATTACATGATGGTGATAAAATAGTTCATAATGCTTATACTATGCTATTTCACAACACTGATAATAAAGACCATAAATTTTACATAGATGTTTTAGATGATGATATTAAAATAGATAGGCCAAATAAAGAGTTTTTAATAAAAGCTGGTCAAAAAGTAAAAAAAGTAGTTGTATTAGAAAGTGAGTTTAAAAAAGTTAAAAAACATCATAAGCATATTAACATAAGAGCCTATGCCTTAGATGATAATAAAATATTTACTATAAAAGATACAATATTTATATATCCTAAGGAGAAAAAATGGAAGGAAAAGAAGAATTAA
- the rmuC gene encoding DNA recombination protein RmuC, protein MTNELILAIISIVFFIVCIIFYIRYINIFKSESSLKNEFLSLAKDKEYLSVLSENLKQELNSYKNNLVQIENERNNLNIQNSALSEKVNNLENDYKELKNENNFINAEIANKRNQNEILNTELSRLNEELKNTKEQFEKECENLKNTKDILDNLSSKYHLENAKNEALNEKVKLYENNLKSLEEKYENTLKTLENNLKEQNEKSSKLIYEENTKVLLNNSNELLNKIFSPLKEQISEYEKALLKQNTSIENNIKIMFETSQNLGKKADEFANILKGDKKARGDFGEIMLKQCLLSSGLVENEHFFMQESFKDSDNNTKRPDAIVYFEPNKCVIIDSKFSLPSSDNLEVYKDEIANNLNARINELAKKDYELAVDFANEYVILFVPYQNILDLALESDSQIFKKAEAKKIFLVSPTTLFMGLKMIYFGWKNYEVNQNVNNIFIEFGKFYDKFALFYDDYEKLKRQSIDSFNKINIHLYGRGNIKNRLENLKKLGAKASKELPEHNNDEFLQLTNNEN, encoded by the coding sequence ATGACAAATGAGCTAATTTTAGCCATTATTAGTATTGTATTTTTTATAGTTTGCATTATTTTTTATATTCGTTATATAAATATTTTTAAGAGTGAGAGCTCGCTTAAAAACGAGTTTTTATCTCTTGCTAAAGATAAAGAATATTTGAGTGTTTTGAGTGAGAATTTAAAACAAGAATTAAATAGTTATAAAAATAATTTAGTGCAAATTGAAAATGAAAGAAATAATTTAAATATTCAAAACTCGGCTTTAAGTGAAAAAGTAAATAATCTTGAAAATGATTATAAAGAATTAAAAAACGAGAATAATTTTATAAATGCTGAAATAGCAAACAAGCGTAATCAAAATGAAATTTTAAATACAGAACTTTCAAGGCTAAATGAAGAGCTTAAAAATACTAAAGAGCAATTTGAAAAAGAGTGCGAAAACTTAAAAAATACAAAAGATATTTTAGATAATTTATCTTCTAAATACCATTTAGAAAATGCTAAAAACGAAGCTTTAAACGAAAAAGTAAAATTGTATGAAAACAATTTAAAATCTTTAGAAGAAAAATATGAAAATACTTTAAAAACCTTAGAAAATAACTTAAAAGAGCAAAATGAAAAAAGCTCAAAATTAATTTATGAAGAAAACACAAAAGTATTATTAAATAATTCAAATGAGCTTTTAAATAAGATTTTTAGCCCTTTAAAAGAGCAAATTAGCGAATATGAAAAAGCTTTATTAAAGCAAAATACAAGTATAGAAAACAATATAAAAATAATGTTTGAAACAAGTCAGAATTTGGGTAAAAAGGCTGATGAATTTGCTAATATTTTAAAAGGTGATAAAAAGGCTCGTGGGGATTTTGGAGAGATTATGCTTAAGCAGTGTTTATTATCTAGTGGGCTTGTTGAAAACGAGCATTTTTTTATGCAAGAAAGCTTTAAAGATAGTGATAATAATACAAAAAGACCAGATGCGATTGTGTATTTTGAACCTAACAAATGCGTTATTATTGATTCTAAGTTTTCTTTACCAAGTAGTGATAATTTAGAAGTTTATAAAGATGAAATTGCAAATAATTTAAACGCTAGGATAAATGAACTTGCGAAAAAAGATTATGAATTAGCGGTTGATTTTGCAAATGAATATGTGATTTTATTTGTGCCTTATCAAAATATTTTAGATTTAGCCTTAGAAAGTGATTCGCAGATTTTTAAAAAAGCCGAAGCTAAAAAGATATTTTTAGTAAGTCCTACTACGCTTTTTATGGGACTTAAAATGATTTATTTTGGCTGGAAAAACTATGAAGTAAATCAAAATGTTAATAATATTTTTATTGAATTTGGTAAATTTTATGATAAATTTGCTTTATTTTATGATGATTATGAAAAACTTAAAAGGCAAAGTATTGATAGTTTTAACAAAATTAATATACATTTGTATGGTAGGGGAAATATAAAAAATCGTTTAGAAAATCTTAAAAAACTTGGAGCCAAGGCATCAAAAGAGCTACCAGAACATAATAATGATGAATTTTTACAATTAACTAATAATGAAAATTAG
- a CDS encoding TetR/AcrR family transcriptional regulator — MEGKEELILKIALELFLEKGYENTNIKDIVDIVGGSYTTIYKKFKNKNQLFLKAIKIGGDGRVARLVDMVESRKNLNLVEFLDSFARDFYTDFYSDYNVKFLRLVVSRSYHDKTLQEIIAKSDKLILSKHLAKVFESKLDKAIFKEIDSINLAVIYTSMILTNETFSVLANTKFDSLTEKQISKHINNINSLFLRMINIKNI; from the coding sequence ATGGAAGGAAAAGAAGAATTAATTTTAAAAATAGCCCTTGAATTATTTTTAGAAAAGGGCTATGAAAATACAAATATTAAAGATATTGTTGATATAGTTGGTGGTTCATATACTACCATTTATAAGAAATTTAAGAATAAAAATCAGTTATTCTTAAAAGCTATAAAAATAGGTGGAGATGGTAGAGTTGCAAGATTAGTTGATATGGTAGAATCACGAAAAAATTTGAATTTAGTTGAATTTTTGGATAGTTTTGCAAGAGATTTTTATACGGATTTTTACAGTGATTATAATGTCAAATTTTTACGTTTAGTTGTTTCTAGAAGTTATCATGATAAGACATTACAAGAAATTATAGCTAAATCAGATAAACTTATTTTATCTAAGCATCTTGCAAAGGTATTTGAAAGTAAACTTGATAAAGCTATTTTTAAAGAGATAGATTCTATTAATTTAGCAGTCATTTATACTTCAATGATTTTAACAAATGAAACCTTTAGTGTTTTAGCTAACACTAAATTTGATAGTTTGACTGAAAAACAAATTTCAAAACATATCAATAATATAAATTCTTTATTTTTAAGGATGATTAATATAAAAAATATTTAA
- a CDS encoding efflux RND transporter permease subunit, with translation MFSKFFIYRPVFAIVVSIIITIAGILGMKGLPIEEYPNVTSPTIRVTANYSGVDAATLSQNVASILEDAINGVEDMIYITSSSSSSGLMFLNVYFKVGKDPSKALIDVNNKVQSVQAKMPEEVKKLGISVDETSSNILAVVTFYSPDDSRDETYLSNYATLNVAEEIKRLEGIGSAEVVGHTEYSMRIWLDSEKLNKYDLNPAIVSAAIREQNSQYPTGTVGDLPLKEVSPFVYTMSARGKFTTVKEFENIIIKALPDGNILYLKDIARVELGTENYGFAGLKDGKKMVPMMINLKSGANAIAVAQAVKEKLEELSKFFPSGVAYDMPYDTTDFVKDSISEVVQTFVEAILLVLIVMYMFLKNLRATIIPLIAVPVSLLGTFAFLYVFGFTINLITLFALVLAIGIVVDDAIVVVENVERVFRSGITKDVKAATKMAMDEVTGPVISIVLVLSAVFIPVSFLDGFVGQIQRQFAITLVISVCISGFVALTLTPALCGILLKDHEDKPFYLVKKFNDFFDWSINIFGSAVAKVLRHVIPSLIITCVFFYGIFALLKIIPSSLVPSEDKGAVLVLSQLKSASSLEKTLAFNNKIYDMVKENPAVEGMISLNGFDVESSALSTSAGISFITLKDYDDRKHLGIDGNSENLANTWMKNMLLDPDGFAFFLNPPPIMGLSLTGGFEMYVQNKSGKSYEEIKKDIDTLLAAASKRPELTQARTTLNTDYPELKVSVDEKKAKILGLSLSDIYSNLNLIFGSVYVNDFTALGKNFQVNVRGDEEFRNKRTSLENIYVKNSEGKSISLASVVDIKPSVAAFSVTRFNLFPAAKVTASPAPGYTSGDAINAIVEVFNETMNKDEYSYAWAGSSYEEVNASGSGSTAFALGMVFVFLILAAQYERWLMPLAVITAVPFAVFGSLAATYLRGMQNDIYFQIGLLLLIGLSAKNAILIVEFAMEEKYKHGLNTYDAAIKAAKLRFRPIIMTSLAFGFGILPLVFSEGSGSAARHSLSTGLVGGIIIASSISILFVPLFLYLLESLNDKVFKKKGKQINE, from the coding sequence ATGTTTTCTAAGTTTTTTATATATAGACCAGTATTTGCAATAGTTGTTTCAATCATAATTACTATTGCTGGTATTTTAGGAATGAAAGGTTTGCCTATTGAAGAATATCCTAATGTTACATCTCCAACTATTAGAGTAACTGCTAATTATTCTGGTGTTGATGCGGCTACACTTTCTCAAAATGTAGCAAGTATTCTTGAAGACGCAATTAATGGTGTTGAAGATATGATTTATATAACTTCAAGCTCAAGTTCAAGTGGTTTGATGTTTTTAAATGTTTATTTTAAGGTTGGAAAAGACCCATCAAAAGCATTAATTGATGTTAATAATAAAGTTCAAAGTGTTCAAGCAAAAATGCCTGAAGAGGTTAAAAAATTAGGTATTAGTGTTGATGAAACTAGCTCAAATATTTTAGCCGTTGTTACATTTTATTCTCCTGACGATAGTCGTGATGAAACTTATTTAAGCAATTATGCTACTTTAAATGTGGCTGAAGAAATAAAAAGACTAGAAGGAATTGGTAGTGCTGAGGTTGTAGGGCATACTGAATATTCTATGAGAATTTGGCTTGATTCAGAAAAGCTAAATAAATATGACTTAAATCCAGCAATTGTAAGTGCAGCTATAAGAGAACAAAATTCACAATATCCAACAGGAACGGTTGGTGATTTACCACTTAAAGAAGTGAGCCCATTTGTATATACTATGAGTGCTAGAGGTAAATTTACAACTGTTAAAGAATTTGAAAATATTATAATAAAAGCACTTCCAGATGGAAATATTTTATATTTAAAAGATATAGCAAGGGTTGAATTAGGAACAGAAAATTACGGATTTGCAGGTCTTAAAGATGGTAAAAAAATGGTTCCTATGATGATTAATTTAAAATCAGGTGCAAATGCTATAGCAGTAGCTCAAGCTGTGAAAGAAAAATTAGAAGAGCTAAGTAAATTCTTCCCAAGTGGTGTAGCTTATGATATGCCTTATGATACTACCGATTTCGTAAAAGATAGTATAAGCGAAGTTGTTCAAACATTTGTTGAAGCTATTTTACTTGTTTTAATAGTTATGTATATGTTCTTAAAAAACCTTCGTGCAACTATTATTCCATTAATTGCCGTGCCGGTTTCTTTACTTGGAACCTTTGCTTTTCTTTATGTTTTTGGTTTTACAATCAATCTTATTACATTATTTGCTTTAGTTTTAGCAATCGGCATTGTTGTTGATGATGCTATTGTCGTTGTAGAAAATGTTGAGCGTGTGTTTAGAAGTGGTATTACAAAAGATGTAAAAGCAGCTACTAAAATGGCAATGGATGAAGTAACCGGACCTGTAATTTCTATTGTTTTAGTATTAAGTGCAGTATTTATTCCTGTTTCATTTTTAGATGGATTTGTAGGGCAAATTCAAAGACAATTTGCAATTACTCTTGTAATTTCTGTTTGTATTTCAGGTTTTGTTGCATTAACGCTAACTCCTGCATTATGCGGTATATTATTAAAAGACCATGAAGATAAGCCTTTTTATTTAGTTAAAAAATTTAATGACTTTTTTGATTGGAGTATTAATATTTTTGGTAGTGCAGTTGCAAAAGTTTTAAGGCATGTAATTCCAAGTTTGATTATTACTTGTGTATTCTTTTATGGAATTTTTGCTTTATTAAAAATTATTCCTAGCTCACTTGTTCCTAGTGAAGATAAGGGTGCTGTGTTAGTTTTATCTCAGTTAAAATCAGCGAGTAGCTTAGAAAAAACACTAGCCTTTAATAATAAAATTTATGATATGGTTAAAGAAAACCCTGCAGTTGAAGGTATGATTTCTTTAAATGGGTTTGATGTAGAAAGTTCAGCTCTTTCAACAAGTGCTGGAATTTCATTTATTACATTAAAAGATTATGATGATAGAAAACATTTAGGTATTGATGGAAATAGTGAGAATTTAGCTAATACTTGGATGAAAAATATGCTGCTTGACCCTGATGGCTTTGCATTTTTCTTAAATCCACCACCGATTATGGGGCTTTCTTTGACAGGCGGATTTGAAATGTATGTGCAAAATAAATCAGGTAAAAGTTATGAAGAAATTAAAAAAGATATAGATACTTTACTTGCAGCAGCATCAAAAAGACCTGAATTAACTCAAGCAAGAACTACTTTAAACACTGATTATCCTGAGTTAAAAGTAAGTGTTGATGAGAAAAAAGCTAAAATTTTAGGGCTTAGTTTAAGTGATATATATTCAAATTTAAATTTAATTTTTGGTTCTGTTTATGTGAATGATTTTACTGCTTTAGGTAAAAATTTCCAAGTAAATGTAAGAGGCGATGAAGAATTTAGAAATAAAAGAACAAGTCTTGAAAACATTTATGTTAAAAATAGTGAAGGCAAAAGCATATCTTTAGCTAGTGTTGTTGATATTAAGCCAAGTGTAGCAGCGTTTTCAGTAACTAGATTTAACCTTTTCCCAGCTGCAAAAGTTACAGCTTCGCCAGCTCCAGGATATACTAGTGGAGATGCTATTAATGCTATAGTTGAAGTATTTAATGAAACTATGAATAAAGATGAATATTCTTATGCTTGGGCAGGAAGTTCTTATGAAGAAGTAAATGCTAGTGGTAGTGGTTCTACTGCATTTGCATTAGGTATGGTATTTGTATTTTTAATACTTGCAGCTCAATATGAAAGATGGTTAATGCCACTTGCAGTAATTACAGCAGTTCCTTTTGCAGTATTTGGAAGTTTAGCAGCAACTTATTTAAGGGGTATGCAAAATGACATATATTTTCAAATAGGTTTATTATTGTTAATTGGTCTTAGTGCAAAAAATGCTATATTAATTGTTGAATTTGCTATGGAAGAAAAATATAAACACGGCTTAAATACTTATGATGCAGCTATAAAGGCGGCAAAACTTAGATTTAGACCTATTATTATGACTTCTTTAGCGTTTGGTTTTGGTATTTTACCTTTAGTATTTAGCGAAGGTTCAGGTAGTGCTGCTAGACACTCACTTAGCACAGGGCTAGTTGGTGGTATTATTATAGCTTCTAGTATATCTATTTTATTTGTGCCTTTATTTTTATATTTACTAGAGAGTTTAAATGATAAGGTTTTTAAAAAGAAAGGAAAGCAAATTAATGAATAA
- a CDS encoding UPF0323 family lipoprotein, with the protein MFKNLNNLTYKASLTAIVAGSLLSACGAEEQKQEQAKGSFLIIEEYAPKQYRIKDEFPSDETRVVLKELNGNERVLSKAEMDELIKAENAKIEANQSSLTNESISSNHSLGEVLLSSVAGAIIGSWIGNKLFNNSHFNANKATHYQNPSAYQRSVNSFKSTPSAGASKSSGFFKSSNTSKASSGSFGA; encoded by the coding sequence ATGTTTAAGAATTTAAATAATTTAACTTATAAAGCATCTTTAACGGCAATAGTAGCTGGTTCATTATTAAGTGCTTGTGGAGCAGAAGAACAAAAACAAGAACAAGCTAAAGGCTCATTTTTAATAATAGAAGAATATGCTCCTAAACAATACAGAATTAAAGATGAATTTCCAAGTGATGAAACAAGAGTAGTTCTAAAAGAATTAAATGGAAATGAAAGAGTATTAAGCAAGGCTGAGATGGATGAGCTAATAAAAGCTGAAAATGCAAAAATAGAAGCAAATCAAAGCTCATTAACAAATGAAAGTATTAGCTCAAATCATTCATTAGGCGAAGTTTTGCTAAGCTCTGTAGCAGGCGCAATAATTGGCTCTTGGATAGGCAATAAGTTATTTAATAATTCACATTTTAATGCAAACAAAGCTACACATTATCAAAATCCAAGTGCATATCAAAGAAGTGTAAATAGCTTTAAAAGCACACCTAGTGCAGGGGCTTCAAAAAGTAGCGGTTTTTTTAAAAGTTCAAATACTAGTAAAGCAAGTTCTGGTAGTTTCGGTGCATAA